In Anaerolineales bacterium, one DNA window encodes the following:
- a CDS encoding response regulator transcription factor — protein MIRILLAEDHSLVRAGLRALLERAHDIHVAGEASNGQEAIEKTVELKPDVLVMDIMMPRLNGIQAAEQIRSLKLPVNILLLSMYAEEGLVHQALQSGVKGYVLKTSAGEELLQAIHTVARGETFLSATISSIATQSAMRPKAPQSNNPLDALSPREKEILQLIAEEHTSGEIGKLLFISEKTVEKHRANLMEKLLVRNLAGLVRLAIKHGLIDKDR, from the coding sequence ATGATCCGCATCCTGCTGGCGGAGGATCATTCCCTGGTGCGGGCAGGCTTGCGCGCCCTGCTCGAACGCGCCCATGACATCCACGTGGCCGGCGAAGCGTCCAACGGGCAGGAGGCCATCGAAAAAACGGTGGAACTCAAGCCGGATGTGCTCGTGATGGATATCATGATGCCGCGCCTTAATGGCATCCAGGCCGCCGAGCAGATTCGCAGCCTGAAACTGCCTGTCAACATCCTGCTGCTGTCCATGTATGCGGAGGAGGGATTGGTGCATCAGGCTCTGCAAAGCGGCGTAAAAGGCTATGTGTTGAAGACCTCGGCCGGCGAGGAATTATTACAGGCGATCCACACCGTGGCACGGGGGGAAACCTTCCTAAGCGCCACGATCTCCTCCATTGCGACACAAAGCGCAATGCGCCCGAAGGCCCCGCAAAGCAACAATCCGCTGGACGCCCTCTCGCCGCGCGAGAAGGAGATCCTGCAATTGATCGCCGAGGAACATACCAGCGGCGAGATCGGCAAGCTCCTCTTCATCAGCGAAAAAACCGTGGAAAAGCATCGCGCAAACCTGATGGAAAAGCTGCTCGTGCGCAACCTGGCCGGGCTGGTGCGCCTGGCGATCAAACACGGCCTCATAGATAAAGACCGCTGA
- a CDS encoding response regulator: MQSKILIVDDDPAGIATLESILDGQGYEILSAQDGPAALHMADASMPDLVLLDVMMPGMNGFEVCRRLRAAPKLAEVPIIILTALDDRASRLQGIEAGADDFLTKPADRQELRLRVNTILRLDRYRTLLTQRENLQQMAERVVTAQEQERRRLSRELHDDLGQALIAHMLRLRSLQMEPPIQTGLLNRELEDLIADTNQTIQRMRQLAQDIRPSMLDTLGLRSALETYSREFGLRAGLPIHVEVDEKLADLSDVYSITLYRFLQETLTNVIKHSKATQVWVDLIVDEHAIILTVQDNGIGFTSEDRSSGRSIGLSGLGERLMLVGGHLTITSAPAKGTIISAHLPLEAA, encoded by the coding sequence ATGCAGAGCAAAATACTGATCGTGGATGACGACCCGGCTGGCATTGCCACCCTCGAATCGATCCTCGACGGGCAGGGCTATGAGATCCTGTCCGCGCAAGATGGGCCGGCCGCCCTGCACATGGCGGACGCATCGATGCCGGACCTGGTCCTGCTGGATGTGATGATGCCCGGTATGAACGGCTTCGAGGTCTGCCGGCGCCTGCGCGCTGCACCGAAACTTGCCGAGGTCCCGATCATCATTCTCACCGCCCTGGATGACCGCGCCTCGCGCCTGCAGGGCATCGAAGCCGGCGCAGACGATTTCCTCACCAAACCGGCAGACAGGCAGGAACTGCGCCTGCGCGTCAATACCATCCTGAGGCTGGACCGCTACCGCACCCTGCTGACACAGCGCGAGAATTTACAGCAGATGGCGGAGCGTGTGGTCACGGCACAGGAACAGGAACGGCGGCGTCTCTCCCGCGAACTGCACGACGACCTGGGACAGGCGTTGATCGCCCATATGCTGCGCCTGCGCAGTCTGCAAATGGAGCCACCCATCCAGACCGGCCTGCTCAACAGGGAGCTTGAAGACCTGATCGCAGATACCAACCAGACCATTCAGAGAATGCGCCAGCTTGCGCAGGATATCCGTCCCAGCATGCTGGATACGCTGGGGCTGCGTTCTGCGCTGGAAACCTACAGCCGCGAATTCGGTTTGCGCGCCGGCCTGCCCATCCACGTCGAAGTCGACGAGAAACTCGCGGACCTTTCCGATGTATACTCGATCACACTCTACCGTTTTTTACAGGAGACCCTGACGAACGTGATCAAGCATTCAAAGGCAACCCAGGTCTGGGTGGATCTGATCGTGGACGAGCACGCCATCATATTAACCGTGCAGGATAACGGCATCGGCTTCACCAGCGAAGATCGTTCCTCCGGGAGAAGCATCGGCTTGAGCGGCCTGGGCGAGCGGTTAATGCTTGTGGGAGGCCATTTAACCATCACATCCGCGCCCGCAAAAGGGACGATCATCTCCGCCCACCTGCCGCTGGAGGCAGCATGA
- a CDS encoding class I SAM-dependent methyltransferase — protein MPTTTDSIRAYYDENTRLFLKFSGHNKAQNIHRTLWMEDTKTLEDALNTSNALIKAEIESVVPANARIADLGCGVGAGLFYIHPRLQSPAPALGLTLSSVQARLAQVSAVQLGLQNQINFAEGDFTSVPLPGESLDAVYSVEAVCHAVEPEKYFKEAGRLLRKGGKLILVDDVQAARPFTQHEQKWLDAYMEGWHVPGVRTAGQTLSFANKYQLKLVKNDELTSYLRLRNLPDLLAGTLLFLGERLPIKHSIVPSMLGSMALQQCLFMRVVEYRMLVFEKTTVDD, from the coding sequence ATGCCCACCACCACGGACTCCATCCGCGCATATTACGACGAAAACACCCGCCTCTTCCTCAAATTCAGCGGACATAACAAAGCCCAAAACATTCACCGCACCTTGTGGATGGAAGATACCAAAACTCTCGAAGACGCGCTCAACACCTCCAACGCGCTCATCAAAGCGGAGATCGAATCGGTTGTACCGGCCAACGCGCGCATCGCGGACCTCGGCTGCGGAGTCGGGGCGGGATTATTTTACATTCATCCGCGCCTGCAAAGTCCCGCCCCCGCCCTTGGACTGACCCTCAGTTCCGTACAAGCCAGGCTGGCACAGGTCTCCGCCGTGCAACTGGGTCTGCAAAATCAAATCAACTTTGCAGAGGGGGATTTCACGTCCGTGCCGCTGCCAGGCGAATCACTTGATGCCGTTTATTCCGTCGAAGCCGTTTGCCATGCCGTGGAGCCTGAAAAATATTTCAAAGAAGCGGGTCGACTCCTTCGCAAAGGCGGCAAACTCATCCTGGTGGACGATGTTCAGGCGGCGCGTCCGTTCACGCAGCATGAGCAAAAATGGTTGGATGCGTACATGGAAGGCTGGCACGTCCCCGGCGTAAGAACAGCAGGCCAAACCCTTTCATTTGCAAACAAATATCAACTCAAACTTGTCAAGAACGACGAACTCACCTCGTATCTTCGTCTTCGCAACCTGCCCGATCTGCTTGCCGGCACGCTGCTCTTCCTCGGCGAGAGACTTCCCATCAAACACTCCATCGTCCCATCCATGCTGGGGAGCATGGCATTGCAGCAATGTTTGTTTATGAGGGTGGTCGAGTATCGGATGTTGGTGTTTGAAAAAACGACCGTGGACGACTGA
- a CDS encoding SMP-30/gluconolactonase/LRE family protein — translation MKTELFLDARAALGESPAWDAKTRTLYWVDILEKRIYAGTELLAQLDDFVGCLAPCKNGHLLLGKRASFTDLAPAALRETVLASLSEPAANRVNDGKCDPAGRLLAGTMDMDEKEASGALYSFDGKDTTRLLDDIHISNGLAWSPDHKIFYYIDTPTREVKAFDYDVGTGQITDQRVAIRVPADLGWPDGMTSDTDGNLWIAMWGGAQVTRWNPNSGALLAQIPIPARQTSSCVFGGKDMNELYVTSARKNMSEAELIKYPLSGGLFKVMTNVEGMPTFEFG, via the coding sequence ATGAAAACCGAATTGTTCCTCGACGCCAGGGCGGCGCTGGGCGAGAGTCCCGCATGGGATGCAAAGACCCGGACCTTGTACTGGGTGGACATTCTTGAAAAGCGCATCTATGCAGGAACGGAGCTGCTTGCCCAACTGGATGACTTCGTCGGATGTCTTGCCCCATGTAAAAATGGACATCTCCTGCTCGGCAAACGCGCCTCTTTTACGGACCTCGCGCCGGCTGCGCTGCGAGAGACGGTTCTTGCATCTTTGAGCGAGCCCGCCGCCAACCGTGTCAATGACGGCAAATGTGACCCTGCGGGACGCCTCCTGGCCGGGACAATGGACATGGACGAAAAAGAAGCCAGCGGTGCGCTTTATTCATTCGACGGAAAAGATACAACACGCCTGCTGGATGACATTCATATCTCCAATGGCCTCGCGTGGAGTCCGGATCACAAAATATTCTATTATATTGATACGCCCACCCGCGAAGTCAAAGCCTTCGATTATGATGTTGGTACCGGCCAAATTACGGACCAGCGCGTGGCGATCCGTGTGCCTGCAGACCTTGGCTGGCCCGACGGCATGACCTCTGACACGGACGGCAATCTATGGATCGCCATGTGGGGCGGGGCGCAGGTGACGAGATGGAATCCGAATTCGGGTGCATTGCTCGCGCAGATCCCCATCCCCGCCCGGCAGACATCCTCCTGCGTGTTTGGCGGGAAGGATATGAACGAGTTGTACGTCACCTCGGCGCGAAAAAACATGAGCGAAGCGGAATTAATAAAATACCCGCTCTCCGGCGGGCTGTTCAAAGTGATGACAAATGTTGAGGGAATGCCGACGTTTGAGTTTGGATAA
- a CDS encoding magnesium transporter CorA family protein, translated as MLAIYKTTEQGLERIETIANGAWVNVIDPTPEEMEKLVNWGMEMDYIHYSLDRDEMPRMERDEEYTFILLRIPIHQPESDVPYNSVPLGIMILGNKIITVCRYDSDIFRVLINGKYRLMKTGKRYRLALYIFLETSARYLNLLREINRAIEIVEDQLQKSTRNRELLELLKYQKSLTYFSTALRSNEVMMERVQRTQLFNYYEEDQELLEDVLTENQQAIQMTSINTEILASMMDAFASIISNNLNVVMKALAALTIILNMPVIVASFYGMNVHLPGEGHPYAFFSLIGMSLGLGAIATYIFYKRDWF; from the coding sequence ATGCTGGCCATTTACAAGACCACGGAGCAGGGGCTCGAAAGAATCGAAACGATTGCCAACGGTGCTTGGGTGAATGTGATCGACCCGACGCCCGAAGAGATGGAAAAGCTGGTCAATTGGGGGATGGAGATGGACTATATTCATTACTCGCTCGACCGCGATGAGATGCCGCGCATGGAACGGGATGAAGAATACACCTTCATCCTGCTTCGCATTCCCATCCACCAGCCAGAAAGCGACGTCCCTTATAACAGCGTGCCGCTTGGCATTATGATTTTGGGGAACAAGATCATTACCGTCTGCCGTTACGACAGTGATATTTTCAGGGTGCTGATCAACGGCAAGTATCGTTTGATGAAGACGGGCAAACGATACCGCCTGGCCTTGTACATTTTCCTTGAAACCTCGGCGCGTTATTTGAACCTGCTGCGCGAGATCAACCGAGCCATTGAAATTGTGGAGGACCAATTGCAAAAGTCCACGCGCAACCGCGAATTGCTCGAACTTCTCAAATATCAAAAGAGTCTGACATACTTTTCAACCGCCCTGCGCTCCAACGAAGTGATGATGGAGCGCGTCCAGCGCACGCAGCTTTTCAATTACTATGAAGAAGACCAGGAACTGCTCGAAGATGTGCTGACCGAAAACCAGCAGGCCATTCAAATGACCAGCATCAATACTGAGATCCTCGCCAGCATGATGGACGCCTTCGCCTCGATCATCTCCAACAACCTCAACGTGGTCATGAAGGCGCTGGCTGCGTTGACGATCATCCTCAATATGCCCGTCATTGTTGCCTCGTTTTACGGCATGAATGTCCACCTGCCCGGCGAAGGCCACCCCTATGCCTTTTTCTCGCTGATTGGGATGTCCCTTGGCCTGGGTGCCATTGCCACGTATATCTTCTACAAACGCGATTGGTTCTAA
- a CDS encoding glycosyltransferase, producing the protein MKTITLLTSGTRGDVLPYIALGAGLRDAGYNIRIAAPRGFANLIQQSQIPFAPFDGNPTDLMIEQGDFTPFTIGTNPIRSIRATQNFLRKARPLYRHMLHTAAEACRGSDLLIHGLPTIWSAHIAEGLGIPAVRAMLQPLTPTREFPSVLLPFRFSLSGIGNWLSHWIVTQATWLSWRSEINQARHADFGLAPAHPLDPSLRAASHQPLTLNAFSTHVVPHPKDWKEKQIITGYWRNFEVRQLAAEIPEQQAVRLQYFIASSPNPIAIGFGSPGTQGYLPMLDEALKLANAHAVLTIPSKWHDEIKSKNILPIEYAPHDWLYPRVRVAVHHGGAGTTSASLHAGIPTVTLPLAIDQFFWGERVYKIGAGPKPIPQRKLNAENLSQAITQALTDESMRARAKTLSVALSQENGIQAAVSAIRDWV; encoded by the coding sequence ATGAAAACCATCACCCTCCTCACCAGCGGCACGCGCGGCGACGTGCTTCCCTACATCGCCCTCGGCGCAGGTTTGCGCGACGCAGGCTACAACATCCGCATTGCCGCGCCGCGCGGGTTTGCAAATCTCATTCAACAAAGTCAGATTCCCTTCGCACCCTTCGACGGCAACCCCACCGACCTGATGATCGAACAGGGCGACTTCACGCCGTTCACCATCGGCACGAATCCCATCCGCTCCATCCGCGCCACACAAAATTTTCTACGCAAAGCCCGCCCGTTATATCGGCACATGTTGCACACCGCCGCCGAAGCCTGCCGCGGCTCCGACCTGCTCATCCACGGGTTGCCGACTATTTGGAGCGCACACATCGCCGAAGGGCTGGGCATCCCTGCCGTCCGCGCAATGCTACAACCCCTCACACCCACCCGCGAATTTCCGTCCGTATTATTACCATTTCGGTTTTCTCTTTCAGGGATTGGGAACTGGCTCTCCCATTGGATCGTGACTCAAGCCACCTGGCTTTCGTGGCGCTCGGAGATCAACCAAGCGCGTCACGCGGACTTTGGGCTTGCTCCCGCCCATCCGCTTGATCCTTCGCTACGGGCGGCTTCGCACCAACCGCTCACCCTCAACGCCTTTAGTACACATGTCGTACCACACCCAAAAGATTGGAAAGAGAAACAAATCATCACTGGTTACTGGCGTAACTTTGAAGTCAGGCAGCTTGCTGCCGAAATTCCAGAACAGCAAGCTGTTCGACTCCAATATTTCATCGCCTCCTCCCCCAACCCCATCGCCATCGGATTCGGCAGCCCCGGCACGCAGGGATATTTGCCCATGCTCGATGAAGCCTTGAAGCTCGCCAACGCCCACGCCGTGCTGACGATCCCTTCCAAATGGCATGACGAAATAAAATCCAAAAACATCTTGCCCATCGAATACGCCCCGCATGATTGGCTGTATCCACGCGTCAGAGTCGCTGTCCATCACGGCGGAGCGGGAACCACGTCAGCAAGTTTGCATGCTGGGATTCCCACTGTCACCCTACCCCTCGCCATTGACCAATTCTTCTGGGGCGAGCGGGTGTACAAGATCGGGGCTGGACCGAAGCCAATCCCACAACGAAAACTCAACGCAGAAAATCTGTCGCAAGCCATCACGCAGGCATTGACGGACGAGTCCATGCGGGCGCGGGCGAAAACCCTCAGTGTGGCATTAAGTCAGGAGAATGGGATACAGGCTGCGGTGAGCGCGATCCGTGACTGGGTGTAG
- a CDS encoding response regulator has protein sequence MSSTILIVDDEPAGRHTLESILEGQGYILEMAENGMEALEKIRQILPDVILLDVMMPGMDGFEVCRRIRNDPLLAEIPIIMLTALDDRKSMLSGLESGADDYITKPYDRYELRARLLGITRLNRYRKLVDERANLEAAHEQLLSAYDATIEGWSRAMDLRDHETEGHTLRVTALAERLAIRMGIKNEDLVYLRRGALLHDIGKLGVPDAILLKPDKLTEQEWEIMRKHPQYAYEMIQPIEYLRPALDIPHSHHEKWDGTGYPHGLKGEEIPIAARVFAIMDVWDALTSDRPYRPAWSREKALEYIHEQSGGHFDPNVVEQFNIMMDSGLLEI, from the coding sequence ATGTCCAGCACAATCCTGATCGTAGATGATGAACCCGCCGGGCGGCACACGCTGGAATCCATTTTGGAGGGGCAGGGGTATATCCTGGAAATGGCGGAGAACGGCATGGAAGCCCTGGAAAAGATCCGCCAGATCCTGCCGGATGTGATCCTGCTGGATGTGATGATGCCCGGCATGGACGGCTTTGAGGTCTGCCGGCGCATCCGCAATGACCCTTTACTGGCCGAGATCCCGATCATCATGCTCACCGCCCTCGACGACCGCAAATCCATGCTGAGCGGCCTGGAATCCGGCGCGGACGATTACATCACCAAGCCGTATGACCGCTACGAATTGCGCGCCCGCCTGCTCGGCATTACGCGCCTGAACCGCTACCGGAAATTAGTGGACGAACGCGCCAACCTCGAAGCGGCGCATGAACAGTTATTATCCGCCTACGATGCCACCATCGAAGGCTGGTCACGCGCCATGGATCTGCGCGACCATGAGACCGAAGGCCACACCCTGCGCGTGACCGCCCTCGCGGAACGACTGGCGATCCGCATGGGCATAAAGAACGAGGATCTTGTTTACCTGCGCCGCGGCGCGCTCCTGCACGATATCGGCAAACTGGGCGTCCCGGATGCGATCCTGCTAAAGCCTGATAAATTAACAGAGCAGGAATGGGAGATCATGCGCAAACACCCACAGTATGCATATGAAATGATCCAGCCCATCGAATACCTGCGCCCCGCATTGGATATTCCCCACAGTCACCACGAAAAATGGGATGGGACTGGATACCCGCACGGGTTGAAAGGGGAGGAGATTCCCATCGCCGCGCGCGTCTTTGCCATCATGGATGTGTGGGATGCTTTGACCTCCGACCGCCCCTACCGCCCCGCATGGAGCAGGGAAAAAGCGCTGGAATACATCCATGAACAATCCGGCGGGCATTTTGACCCCAACGTTGTGGAGCAGTTCAATATCATGATGGATTCAGGCCTGCTCGAAATTTAA
- a CDS encoding type II toxin-antitoxin system VapC family toxin gives MSDYLLDTNILILFLRKTAGYYELLDGLAADDTLYISAITRLEIIRGMRDREREATLDILDSLETIEINIEITDKAGELIRVWRTQGVVLEDADALIAATALGHGLAPVTTNAKHFPMPDLVVYQADKLGTLTLRE, from the coding sequence ATGAGTGATTATCTCCTCGATACGAACATTTTGATTTTGTTTTTGCGAAAGACCGCCGGATATTATGAACTTTTGGATGGGCTTGCTGCGGATGATACGCTGTATATCTCGGCAATTACCCGTCTTGAAATCATTCGAGGAATGCGGGATCGCGAACGTGAAGCCACACTCGATATTCTTGATTCTCTTGAGACCATAGAGATCAATATTGAGATTACTGATAAAGCAGGGGAGTTGATTCGTGTCTGGCGAACACAGGGAGTTGTTCTGGAAGATGCCGATGCGCTGATTGCCGCCACCGCTCTGGGACATGGGTTGGCGCCTGTTACAACAAATGCAAAACATTTCCCCATGCCCGACTTGGTTGTCTATCAAGCCGATAAACTGGGTACGTTAACTCTGCGTGAATAA
- a CDS encoding class I SAM-dependent methyltransferase encodes MNVNFGMTADDYAKYRAGFPDEFFERVFSDGIAKIGDALVDLGTGTGTLARGFAARGCNVTGVDISVPLLEQAKDLCLQEDVEVEFRFAKAEETGLPDSSFDVVSAGQCWHWFDRPRAAGEAMRLLKPRGRVLIAHFDWLPLEGNVADGTEKLVQKYNPAWYERFGNKTGIHPDWFRDLGEAGFENILSFSFDLDVPYTPDAWRGRIRASSGVGASLSDEDIGRFDSELKSLLERFEQAAAGTHAILKIPHRVFAVHAGKG; translated from the coding sequence ATGAATGTCAACTTTGGAATGACGGCGGACGATTACGCAAAATACCGCGCAGGATTCCCTGACGAATTCTTCGAGCGCGTGTTTAGTGATGGAATCGCCAAGATCGGGGATGCCCTCGTGGACCTCGGCACGGGGACTGGCACGCTGGCCCGCGGATTCGCCGCCCGCGGCTGCAACGTGACCGGCGTGGATATTTCGGTGCCGTTGCTGGAGCAGGCCAAGGACCTTTGCCTGCAGGAGGATGTGGAGGTCGAGTTCCGTTTTGCCAAAGCCGAAGAGACGGGTTTGCCCGATTCATCCTTCGACGTGGTTTCTGCGGGGCAATGTTGGCACTGGTTCGACCGTCCACGGGCGGCGGGGGAGGCGATGAGATTACTTAAGCCGAGGGGACGCGTCTTGATCGCGCATTTCGACTGGCTGCCACTCGAGGGGAATGTTGCAGATGGCACTGAGAAACTTGTCCAAAAATATAACCCGGCCTGGTATGAGCGTTTTGGCAACAAGACAGGCATCCATCCCGATTGGTTTCGCGATCTGGGCGAGGCGGGCTTTGAAAATATCCTTTCTTTTTCCTTTGACCTGGATGTCCCATACACTCCCGATGCGTGGCGCGGACGCATCCGCGCGAGTTCGGGGGTTGGGGCGAGTCTGTCGGATGAGGATATAGGCAGATTCGACTCGGAGTTAAAGTCACTGCTGGAGAGGTTTGAGCAGGCTGCGGCTGGGACGCATGCGATCCTGAAAATTCCGCATCGGGTCTTTGCTGTCCATGCAGGCAAGGGGTAG
- a CDS encoding R2-like ligand-binding oxidase encodes MPHTSFATTTRGLNRDLPPMRLYEKAKKLGIWNPSDIDFSKDKQDWAKFTDEEKDLCLLLLSMFVAGEEAVTLDLLPLIQAIAQEGRLEEEMFLTTFLFEEAKHTDFFRRFMDEVAFPSPLGEGLGVGSDLSRYHGDNYRQLFYESLPGALNALRSDPSPASQIRASVTYNMVVEGVLAETGYQAFFTMLERNDLLPGLRKGIALLKQDESRHIAYGVYLLSRLIAEHPREWENLQVQMNILLPSAIGVIGDAFARYEVVPFGLKEEDFVNYAMSQFSKRFERLEKARGAGLDEINKVARETEDA; translated from the coding sequence ATGCCTCACACCTCATTTGCCACCACCACCCGCGGACTGAACCGCGACCTGCCGCCCATGCGTTTGTATGAGAAGGCGAAGAAACTCGGGATTTGGAATCCGTCTGATATTGATTTTTCAAAGGACAAACAGGATTGGGCGAAGTTCACTGACGAGGAAAAAGATCTATGCCTTCTGCTTCTGTCCATGTTCGTGGCGGGGGAGGAGGCGGTGACACTTGACCTGCTTCCCCTCATTCAGGCCATCGCGCAGGAGGGGCGACTCGAAGAGGAAATGTTCCTGACGACATTTCTCTTTGAAGAAGCCAAGCATACGGATTTCTTCCGCCGTTTCATGGATGAGGTTGCGTTCCCCTCTCCTTTAGGGGAGGGGCTAGGGGTGGGGTCGGATTTATCCCGCTATCACGGCGATAACTATCGACAACTTTTCTACGAATCCCTGCCAGGCGCCTTGAACGCGCTTCGCTCCGACCCGTCACCCGCCAGCCAGATCCGGGCATCCGTTACCTATAACATGGTCGTGGAGGGTGTTCTTGCGGAGACAGGCTATCAAGCCTTCTTCACCATGCTCGAACGCAACGACCTGCTGCCTGGTTTGCGCAAAGGCATTGCCTTGCTCAAGCAGGATGAGTCGCGCCACATTGCGTACGGCGTCTATCTTTTGTCCCGTTTGATCGCGGAACATCCCCGCGAATGGGAGAATCTCCAAGTGCAGATGAATATCTTGCTCCCATCTGCCATCGGGGTGATCGGGGATGCATTCGCGCGATATGAGGTTGTCCCGTTTGGGTTGAAGGAAGAGGATTTCGTCAACTATGCGATGAGTCAATTCAGCAAACGCTTCGAGCGGTTGGAAAAGGCGCGCGGGGCAGGTTTGGATGAGATCAACAAGGTGGCACGGGAGACCGAGGACGCGTAA